A part of Salvelinus alpinus chromosome 5, SLU_Salpinus.1, whole genome shotgun sequence genomic DNA contains:
- the LOC139575465 gene encoding nuclear receptor ROR-alpha A-like isoform X3 has translation MYFVISAMKAQIEIIPCKICGDKSSGIHYGVITCEGCKGFFRRSQQSNAGYSCPRQNDCLIDRTSRNRCQHCRLQKCLTVGMSRDAVKFGRMSKKQRDSLYAEIQKHRLQQAQQLQRDHHPQNPGEVEPLSPHYGLTDLHEDLGGYTEEHSPEGGNGPASKGGSDSGGAGGFYLDIRPSPDQSGLDINGIKPEPLCDYGSNQGFFPYCFFTNGETSPTVSMAELEHLGQNISKSHQETCQYLREELQSMTWHAFLQEEIETYQTKPEEVMWQLCAIKITEAIQYVVEFAKRIDGFMELCQNDQIVLLKAGSLEVVFIRMCRAFDSQNSTVYFDGKYAGTDVFKALGCDDLIRLVFEFGKSMSVIHLSEEEIALFSAYVLMSADRTWLQEKVKVEKLQQKIQLALQHVLQKNGREDVVLTKLICKVSTLRALVSRHTEKLTAFKATYPDIVQAHFPPLYKELFGSDFEQGPVSIDG, from the exons ggtTTCTTCAGGAGGAGCCAGCAGAGTAATGCAGGGTACTCCTGCCCTCGTCAGAATGACTGTTTGATTGACAGGACCAGCAGAAACCGCTGCCAACACTGTAGACTGCAGAAATGCCTGACCGTAGGCATGTCACGGGACG CGGTGAAGTTTGGCCGTATGTCCAAGAAGCAGAGAGACAGCCTGTATGCTGAGATCCAGAAGCACCGTCTCCAGCAGGCCCAGCAGCTGCAGAGAGACCACCATCCCCAGAACCCGGGGGAGGTCgagcctctctctccccactacgGCCTCACCGACCTCCACGAAGACCTGGGAGGGTACACGGAGGAACACAGCCCCGAGGGGGGTAACGGCCCAGCCTCCAAGGGGGGCTCTGACTCGGGAGGAGCGGGGGGGTTCTACCTGGACATTCGGCCGTCTCCTGATCAGTCTGGTCTGGATATTAACGGTATAAAACCGGAGCCTCTGTGTGATTATGGTTCCAACCAGGGTTTCTTCCCCTACTGTTTCTTCACCAACGGAGAGACTTCTCCCACAGTATCTATGGCTGAGCTAg AACACCTGGGCCAGAACATCTCCAAGTCCCACCAGGAGACGTGTCAGTACCTGAGGGAGGAGCTACAGAGCATGACCTGGCATGCCTTCCTCCAGGAGGAGATAGAGACTTACCAGACGAAG cCGGAGGAGGTGATGTGGCAGCTGTGTGCCATCAAGATAACGGAGGCCATCCAGTACGTGGTGGAGTTCGCCAAGCGCATCGACGGCTtcatggagctctgtcagaacgACCAGATAGTGCTGCTCAAAGCAG ggtctcTTGAGGTGGTGTTCATCAGAATGTGTCGTGCCTTTGACTCTCAGAACAGCACCGTCTACTTTGACGGGAAGTACGCCGGGACCGACGTCTTCAAAGCATTAG gttgtGACGATCTGATTCGTCTAGTCTTTGAGTTTGGGAAGAGTATGTCTGTCATCCATCTCTCTGAGGAGGAGATCGCTCTGTTCTCAGCGTACGTCCTGATGTCTGCAG ATCGGACGTGGCTTCAGGAGAAGGTGAAGGTCGAGAAGCTGCAACAGAAGATCCAGCTGGCTCTCCAACATGTCCTTCAGAAGAATGGCAGAGAGGACGTGGTTCTCACTAAG ttgATATGCAAAGTGTCGACCCTGCGGGCGTTAGTCAGCCGGCATACAGAGAAGCTGACGGCCTTCAAAGCAACCTACCCAGACATTGTCCAAGCCCACTTCCCTCCACTATACAAGGAGCTGTTTGGCTCAGACTTTGAACAGGGCCCCGTGTCCATAGACGGCTAG